One part of the Musa acuminata AAA Group cultivar baxijiao chromosome BXJ1-5, Cavendish_Baxijiao_AAA, whole genome shotgun sequence genome encodes these proteins:
- the LOC135673476 gene encoding cytochrome P450 704C1-like, giving the protein MDFCLGFISLAAAVLAGLLLLAACTCAVLFRISSSRYPPVAGTVFHQALYFRRLHDYHTQLSRKHKTFRLLSPLCHHIFTVDPTVVEHILKGNFENYGKGWYNYTNLKDLFGDGIFVVDGDKWRHQRKLASFGFSTKAIKDFSGAVFRSNAAKLAHIIASYANSNEKFEIQGLFMKSTMDSIFRTAFGVELNCLGGSDHAGSEFAKAFDASGEIITLRYINVFWKIMRFLNIGSEETLKKKIKVVDDFVYKLIHLRIQQISSTANDSAKNEDILSRFLEESKMDPQNMSLKYLRDIMLNLVLAGKDSTASTLSWFFYLICKNPSVQEKIYREVMEVIESSEVDAFSRNINDESLNNMHYLHAALSETLRLYPVAPIDNKVCFSDDILPGGYNVRKGDIVFYQPYAMGRMEFLWGEDAEIFRPERWLDDDGIFQPQSPYKFSAFQAGPRICVGKEVAYRQMKTFAAVLLRFFEFKLSDKKKVVHYKTSTTLLVDEGLNLEALHR; this is encoded by the exons ATGGATTTCTGCCTTGGTTTTATCTCTCTTGCTGCTGCAGTACTGGCCGGCCTTTTGTTGCTGGCTGCCTGCACCTGCGCAGTCCTCTTCCGAATCAGCAGCAGCAGATACCCTCCGGTGGCCGGCACCGTCTTCCATCAAGCTCTATACTTTAGGAGGCTCCATGACTACCACACGCAGCTTTCTCGCAAGCACAAGACCTTCCGGTTGCTCTCTCCCCTCTGCCACCACATCTTCACCGTTGATCCGACTGTCGTCGAGCACATCCTCAAGGGCAACTTCGAGAACTACGGCAAG GGATGGTATAACTACACAAATTTGAAGGATTTGTTTGGAGATGGTATCTTTGTAGTGGATGGTGATAAGTGGCGTCACCAACGCAAGCTTGCTAGCTTTGGGTTCTCCACCAAAGCCATCAAAGATTTCAGTGGTGCTGTTTTCAGAAGTAACGCAGCCAAGCTTGCTCATATTATTGCTTCCTATGCCAACTCCAACGAGAAGTTTGAGATTCAA GGCTTGTTCATGAAATCCACAATGGACTCCATATTCAGGACTGCGTTTGGGGTGGAGTTGAATTGCTTGGGTGGTTCCGATCATGCCGGCAGCGAGTTCGCCAAGGCATTTGATGCTTCAGGTGAGATCATCACGCTGCGGTACATCAATGTCTTTTGGAAGATCATGAGATTTCTGAACATTGGCTCTGAGGAAACTCTCAAGAAAAAGATCAAAGTGGTGGACGACTTCGTGTACAAACTGATACATCTCAGGATTCAGCAAATTTCAAGCACAGCAAATGATTCA GCAAAGAATGAAGACATTTTGTCAAGATTTTTGGAGGAGAGCAAAATGGATCCACAAAATATGAGCCTCAAGTATTTGAGGGACATAATGCTTAACCTTGTGCTTGCCGGAAAAGATAGCACCGCAAGTACGCTTTCATGGTTCTTCTACTTGATCTGCAAGAACCCCTCGGTGCAAGAAAAGATTTACCGGGAAGTCATGGAAGTGATTGAATCTAGCGAAGTTGATGCATTTTCGAGAAATATAAACGATGAGTCCCTCAACAACATGCACTACCTTCATGCCGCCCTTTCAGAGACACTAAGATTGTATCCTGTAGCTCCAATA GACAATAAGGTTTGCTTTTCCGATGACATTCTACCTGGTGGCTATAATGTCAGAAAAGGTGACATTGTGTTCTATCAACCTTATGCGATGGGTAGAATGGAATTCCTGTGGGGTGAAGATGCAGAAATCTTTCGCCCAGAGAGGTGGCTGGATGATGATGGCATCTTCCAGCCTCAAAGCCCCTACAAGTTCTCAGCCTTTCAG GCTGGTCCGAGAATCTGCGTGGGGAAGGAGGTGGCCTATAGACAAATGAAAACATTTGCAGCGGTGCTTCTGCGCTTCTTCGAGTTCAAGCTCAGTGACAAGAAGAAGGTCGTCCATTACAAAACTTCCACAACCCTTCTCGTAGATGAAGGTCTCAACCTTGAAGCACTCCATAGATAA
- the LOC135673478 gene encoding uncharacterized protein LOC135673478, which produces MATPGENDQQSRKRKKKTAVGKEIGGRWPPVKPKRDLQINRLKGTNLFTIPNFFTSSESKAFVRAAESIGFIHQGSLGPAKGEAYRDNDRISVTDQGLAESIWQSGLKRIFDDIKLQGKVAIGLNPNIRFYRYKVGQRFGRHIDESVDLGGGHVTQYTLLVYLTGKGSNHDTSMQSLVGGETVFYDRGIVEEVAPEEGMALLHIHGSKCMLHEARVVTKNVKYVLRSDVVFA; this is translated from the exons ATGGCGACTCCCGGCGAGAACGATCAAcagtcgaggaagaggaagaagaagacggcgGTCGGCAAGGAGATCGGCGGGAGGTGGCCGCCCGTCAAGCCCAAGAGGGATCTCCAGATCAACCGCCTTAAGGGCACCAACCTATTCACG ATACCAAACTTCTTCACTAGTTCTGAATCAAAGGCCTTCGTTCGAGCTGCGGAGTCTATTGGCTTTATCCACCAAGGAAGCCTGGGTCCAGCCAAAGGTGAAGCCTATAGGGATAATGATCGGATATCAGTCACTGATCAAGGACTTGCTGAAAGCATATGGCAGTCAGGCCTTAAAAGAATATTTGATGATATTAAACTTCAGGGAAAAGTTGCTATTGGTTTGAATCCAAACATTCGTTTCTACAG ATATAAGGTGGGCCAGCGGTTTGGTCGACATATTGATGAGAGTGTTGACCTTGGAGGAGGACACGTAACACAGTACACCTTATTAGTATATCTCACTGGCAAGGGCAGCAACCACGACACGTCCATGCAATCTCTAGTCGGAGGGGAGACCGTCTTTTATGATCGAGGAATCGTAGAGGAG GTTGCTCCAGAAGAGGGAATGGCTCTGCTCCACATTCATGGAAGCAAATGCATGCTACATGAAGCCCGTGTTGTTACAAAAAACGTCAAATATGTGTTGCGTTCCGATGTGGTTTTTGCCTGA
- the LOC135673475 gene encoding cytochrome P450 704C1-like: protein MDFFSSFVSLAAAVVGLLLLATRTWRALNSNRKRYPPVVGTIFHQFLNFRRLHDYHTQLSVKHKIFRLFSPLCHQIYTTDPAVVEYILKTNFDNYGKGWYNYGNMKDLFGDGIFAVDGDKWRHQRKLASFGFSTKVLREFSGAIFKRNAVKLAHALSSYATSDEKFDMQDLLMKSTMDSIFKIGFGMELNCLDDSDNRGSEFAKAFDVSNEFIMMRYVNAFWKVMRFLNIGSEKTLKSKVKLVDDFIYKLLRIRVEEMSNEGSDSEGKDDILSRFLEESRKDPQNIDLKYLRDIILNFVIAGKDTTAGTLSWFFYSICKNPPVQEKIYQEIKEVIEASEDAGFDAFAESIDDESLNNLHYLHAALSETLRLYPAVPLENKVCFADDILPGGYNVRKGDIVFYQPYAMGRMEYLWGKDAEIFRPERWLDDGGVFQPESPYKFSAFQAGPRICLGKEFAYRQMKIFAAVLLRFFKFKLGDEKKDVEYRTMTTLHIDQGLYLQVLHR from the exons ATGGATTTCTTCTCTAGTTTCGTCTCTCTCGCTGCTGCAGTAGTAGGCCTTTTGTTGCTGGCGACCCGCACCTGGAGAGCCCTCAACAGCAACAGGAAGAGATACCCTCCGGTGGTCGGCACCATCTTCCATCAATTCCTCAATTTCCGAAGGCTTCATGACTACCACACGCAGCTTTCTGTCAAGCACAAGATCTTCAGGTTGTTCTCACCCCTCTGCCACCAGATCTACACCACCGATCCCGCCGTCGTCGAGTACATCCTCAAGACCAACTTTGATAACTACGGCAAG GGATGGTATAACTACGGAAACATGAAGGATTTGTTCGGAGATGGTATATTTGCAGTAGACGGTGACAAGTGGCGCCACCAACGAAAACTTGCCAGCTTTGGCTTCTCTACAAAAGTCTTGCGAGAATTTAGTGGTGCTATTTTTAAGCGTAACGCAGTCAAGCTTGCTCACGCCCTTTCTTCCTATGCCACTTCCGATGAGAAGTTTGACATGCAA GACCTGTTGATGAAATCCACCATGGATTCCATATTCAAAATCGGATTCGGAATGGAGTTGAACTGCTTGGATGATTCTGATAACCGCGGAAGTGAATTTGCCAAGGCATTTGATGTTTCGAACGAGTTCATCATGATGCGATACGTAAACGCCTTTTGGAAGGTCATGAGATTTCTCAACATCGGCAGTGAGAAGACTCTCAAGTCAAAAGTCaaattggtcgacgattttatATACAAACTGCTACGCATCAGGGTGGAAGAAATGTCAAACGAAGGAAGTGATTCA GAAGGGAAAGATGATATCTTGTCGAGATTTTTGGAGGAGAGCAGAAAGGATCCACAAAATATAGATTTAAAATATCTGAGGGACATAATTCTTAACTTCGTGATTGCTGGAAAAGACACCACGGCAGGCACACTGTCGTGGTTCTTCTACTCGATCTGCAAGAACCCACCGGTGCAAGAGAAGATCTATCAGGAAATCAAGGAAGTGATCGAAGCCAGTGAAGATGCAGGTTTTGATGCATTCGCGGAGAGCATAGATGACGAGTCACTCAACAACTTGCACTATCTTCATGCCGCCCTCTCTGAGACACTAAGACTATATCCTGCAGTTCCCCTG GAAAACAAGGTGTGCTTTGCTGATGACATTCTACCTGGAGGCTACAATGTGAGGAAAGGTGATATTGTGTTCTACCAACCTTACGCGATGGGAAGAATGGAATACCTGTGGGGAAAGGATGCCGAGATATTTCGCCCGGAGAGGTGGCTGGATGATGGTGGTGTATTCCAGCCCGAGAGCCCCTACAAGTTCTCAGCCTTTCAG GCTGGTCCAAGAATTTGCTTGGGGAAAGAGTTTGCCTATAGACAGATGAAAATATTTGCAGCGGTGCTCCTACGCTTCTTCAAGTTCAAGCTTGGTGACGAGAAGAAGGATGTTGAATACAGAACCATGACGACTCTCCACATCGATCAAGGCCTATACCTCCAAGTACTCCACAGATAG